One Leptospira saintgironsiae DNA segment encodes these proteins:
- a CDS encoding HigA family addiction module antitoxin encodes MKKAKTVKNPHPGDVLKYDFLEPLSISAYRLSKELGVSESLISQIIHGKKSITPDTAMRLARYFNMSPEYWLNYQRAFDLEELARAKKLEYAKIKPIKKELVSTAH; translated from the coding sequence ATGAAGAAGGCAAAGACAGTGAAGAATCCTCATCCTGGAGATGTATTAAAATATGATTTTTTGGAACCACTCTCTATATCTGCATATAGGCTATCGAAAGAGCTTGGAGTATCGGAAAGTTTGATTTCACAAATTATTCACGGAAAGAAATCAATCACGCCAGATACAGCAATGAGGTTAGCTCGATATTTCAATATGAGTCCAGAGTATTGGCTGAACTATCAAAGGGCTTTCGATTTAGAGGAACTTGCCAGGGCGAAGAAATTGGAATATGCAAAGATAAAGCCTATTAAAAAAGAACTAGTTTCTACTGCTCATTGA
- a CDS encoding type II toxin-antitoxin system RelE/ParE family toxin, translating into MIQSFKDKSVENLFHGYSEKEFKAFEDVARRKLRSLDSATNLTDLRSPPGNRLEALKGDRKGQHSIRINDQFRICFVWKTEGPHDVEIVDYHA; encoded by the coding sequence ATGATCCAATCTTTTAAGGATAAAAGTGTCGAAAACCTTTTTCACGGTTATTCGGAGAAGGAGTTTAAAGCCTTTGAGGATGTTGCCCGAAGAAAGTTGAGATCTTTGGATTCAGCTACGAATCTGACTGATCTACGTAGTCCGCCTGGAAATCGATTGGAAGCTTTAAAGGGAGACAGAAAAGGACAACATTCCATACGAATCAATGACCAATTCAGAATATGTTTTGTATGGAAGACAGAAGGTCCCCACGACGTAGAAATTGTGGATTATCATGCTTGA
- a CDS encoding DUF1016 N-terminal domain-containing protein yields the protein MDKKDLTKLSQKIIELYERLGNDTTLGKNAYVIQANRELGKLLNQVEKGLSTTERKKGSWIKILSTELKKKLKRGFSERMLFYAKKFYEVYGESKVNPNLSWSYYRILSGIEDTKLRKTLEAETIQNNWTLEDLVIRLRESGELYLGKTPRWDRPTGKLNHYKIVKTASGKLRLDLGFYCYLGLEGESKFKEGHLVEVTKKNNKTVFTKIDSKNASLYIYSGQVERVVDGDTVIVQLNLGFDLTSRQRIRLHKVWAAELGTKEGETAFHALEKKLKAGRAVIVKSKGKDIYGRYVGDVLYSPNKNDDIATILKKGIFLNQELGGSSENPIVEEGENRV from the coding sequence ATGGATAAGAAAGACCTAACCAAACTCTCTCAAAAGATCATCGAACTTTATGAGAGATTAGGTAATGATACCACACTTGGAAAGAATGCCTACGTTATACAAGCCAATCGAGAGTTAGGCAAGCTACTCAACCAAGTAGAGAAAGGTTTAAGCACAACAGAGAGAAAGAAGGGCAGCTGGATCAAAATCCTCTCTACAGAGCTAAAAAAGAAACTCAAACGTGGTTTTTCTGAGAGAATGCTCTTTTACGCTAAGAAATTCTACGAAGTATATGGAGAATCTAAAGTTAATCCCAATCTTAGTTGGAGCTACTACCGAATACTTTCTGGCATAGAAGATACTAAACTTCGCAAGACTTTAGAAGCGGAAACAATCCAAAACAATTGGACCTTAGAAGACCTTGTGATCCGCCTAAGGGAATCCGGGGAGCTTTACCTAGGCAAAACACCTAGATGGGACCGTCCAACCGGAAAGTTAAATCATTATAAAATCGTTAAAACAGCTTCAGGAAAACTTCGCTTGGACTTAGGATTTTATTGTTACCTAGGCTTAGAGGGAGAAAGCAAGTTTAAGGAAGGTCATCTAGTAGAGGTAACGAAAAAGAACAATAAGACTGTATTCACTAAGATTGATTCGAAGAATGCCAGCCTCTATATCTACTCAGGCCAAGTTGAGCGAGTAGTAGATGGAGATACGGTCATTGTACAACTAAACCTTGGTTTCGACTTAACATCGAGACAAAGGATACGATTACATAAGGTATGGGCAGCGGAACTTGGAACAAAAGAAGGAGAAACGGCCTTTCATGCCTTAGAGAAAAAGCTTAAAGCAGGTAGGGCTGTTATTGTGAAGAGTAAGGGAAAGGACATCTACGGAAGATACGTAGGCGATGTTCTTTATTCTCCGAATAAGAATGATGATATAGCGACCATATTGAAGAAGGGTATCTTTCTGAACCAAGAACTTGGGGGTTCATCGGAGAACCCTATTGTAGAGGAAGGAGAGAATCGAGTATAA